Proteins encoded within one genomic window of Bemisia tabaci chromosome 2, PGI_BMITA_v3:
- the LOC109032449 gene encoding ras-like GTP-binding protein Rho1 — protein sequence MASLRKKLVIVGDGACGKTCLLIVFSKDQFPEVYVPTVFENYVADIEVDGKQVELALWDTAGQEDYDRLRPLSYPDTDVILMCFSIDSPDSLENIPEKWTPEVKHFCPNVPIILVGNKKDLRNDPVTIKELGKMKQEPVRPEEGRGMAEKINAFAYLECSAKSKEGVREVFETATRAALQVKKKKKGKCRIL from the coding sequence ATGGCTTCATTACGTAAAAAATTGGTCATCGTGGGTGACGGTGCTTGTGGTAAAACGTGTCTTCTCATTGTGTTCAGCAAAGATCAATTTCCCGAAGTTTATGTACCCACTGTGTTTGAGAATTATGTAGCCGATATAGAAGTCGACGGAAAACAAGTGGAACTGGCGTTATGGGATACCGCTGGGCAAGAAGATTACGATCGTTTGCGGCCCTTATCTTATCCCGATACCGATGTTATATTGATGTGCTTCTCCATTGACTCGCCCGACTCATTGGAGAACATTCCTGAGAAGTGGACTCCTGAAGTCAAACACTTCTGTCCGAATGTTCCAATCATCCTTGTGGGTAACAAGAAAGATCTTAGAAACGACCCTGTCACCATTAAAGAATTGGGGAAAATGAAGCAAGAGCCGGTGCGGCCAGAAGAAGGTAGAGGCATGGCAGAAAAAATCAACGCGTTCGCCTATTTGGAATGTTCAGCCAAAAGCAAAGAAGGCGTTCGAGAAGTATTTGAAACTGCAACCCGAGCAGCGCTCCAggtcaaaaagaagaagaaaggcaAGTGCAGGATtctataa
- the Vps51 gene encoding vacuolar protein sorting-associated protein 51 homolog — protein sequence MEPPEKPRGSPFDINGPDFNPDLYLQKLFKECSLKHIMDCESEVVKDCQLLNSDMQTLVYENYNKFILATDTIKKMKTDFKKMEDEMEMLIQNMNSITSFSEMITSTLQGTHGQISKLSGVHALLKKLQFLFKLPGKLKLLLQEEDYEQAVQEFVKTQPILDYYGDLDSFQGIQKDCNDILQKLKTKLRDQLKNKDTSAKKLIKCIDLLLQLQEPSDQLCSEYLTFVDSRLAEQLSSMQITHSGQDAAEFMDSGANVFLTDLCLIVTSYTDMFLNRTNSLEDSEAVGKLNSFVIRNMNSYLEIVQLKLEGTSEEDTAVLVSALDRLYCRLQAFNSLFTHVDFTVKGMELIISAAHRQCRNHLVSLKSHFADSLARVKQSLAAPKYTSSHTEGSVYTSNKSLDLSSNSALSTELLTSLVLASVEKVKGILQDLLLFLQPELTFISKYNFKEAFCIDGVREGLVVSFLHHVTATVQASAHKVPLQLLLLLSKMCLEYESNSVRYLLNVTDEWFSININASRAEQELLSSEAEICTGMKTAAQYLMNQYVFAAGSALSVMVKKSVDTRDWFHCAEPRTVRAAMKRVIEDITTIDCQVGALFEEGTRTGGSSDSSRRVSAQQSARSYQHHSRWGTSAASQVSNVSLPAAAINKIFSQNIDIFAPIQFSRISILTGIINITLKALLECVRLKTFNKYGLQQVQVDTHYLKIYLWRFVADETVIRNLLDEVVRSVTNRCIDGDKQLMEHGILEIICEKG from the exons ATGGAACCACCAGAAAAACCACGAGGAAGTCCTTTTGATATCAATGGACCTGATTTCAACCCTGACCTgtatcttcaaaaattattcaaggAATGCTCCCTGAAACACATCATGGATTGTGAAAGTGAAGTTGTGAAAGACTGTCAATTACTTAATTCTGATATGCAAACCCTAGTTTATGAGAATTATAATAAATTCATTTTAGCCACCGatacgataaaaaaaatgaagacagATTTCAAGAAAATGGAAGATGAAATGGAAATGTTGATACAAAATATGAATTCCATCACGTCATTCTCTGAAATGATAACAAGCACTTTGCAAGGAACTCATGGACAAATTTCTAAACTATCGGGTGTTCATGCTCTACTGAAGAAACTGCAGTTTCTATTTAAGTTACCTGGAAAATTAAAGCTACTTCTGCAAGAAGAAGATTATGAGCAGGCAGTTCAAGAATTTGTCAAAACTCAACCTATTCTGGATTACTATGGTGACCTGGATTCATTTCAAGGTATACAAAAAGATTGTAATGATATACTCcagaaattgaaaacaaaacttCGCGATCAACTAAAAAACAAAGATACGTCtgccaaaaaattaattaaatgcaTCGATCTTTTGCTTCAACTTCAAGAACCATCAGATCAGTTATGCTCTGAATACCTGACGTTTGTCGACTCAAGATTGGCAGAGCAATTATCGTCCATGCAAATAACCCACAGTGGACAAGATGCTGCGGAATTCATGGACTCTGGTGCCAATGTGTTTCTGACTGACCTTTGTCTTATAGTCACATCATACACAGACATGTTCTTAAATCGCACAAACTCTCTGGAAGATTCAGAAGCAGTAGGAAAATTAAACAGCTTTGTTATACGGAACATGAACAGTTACTTGGAGATAGTCCAATTGAAACTCGAAGGAACAAGTGAAGAGGATACAGCAGTATTAGTAAGTGCACTGGACAGGCTTTACTGTAGGCTTCAAGCCTTCAACTCCCTCTTCACACATGTAGATTTCACTGTCAAAGGAATGGAGCTCATAATTAGCGCTGCTCACAGACAGTGTAGGAACCATTTAGTATCCCTGAAAAGTCATTTCGCAGATAGCCTTGCTCGTGTGAAGCAAAGTTTAGCAGCCCCAAAGTATACTTCATCTCACACCGAGGGATCAGTTTATACCAGTAACAAATCGCTCGATCTTTCATCAAATAGTGCCTTGTCCACAGAATTACTCACTTCACTGGTCTTAGCTTCTGTTGAAAAAGTCAAAGGCATTCTTCAAGACTTATTG TTGTTTTTGCAGCCTGAGCTGACATTTATCTCAAAGTATAACTTCAAAGAAGCTTTTTGTATTGATGGTGTGCGAGAAGGCCTGGTTGTTAGTTTCCTTCACCATGTTACTGCCACTGTCCAAGCGAGTGCTCATAAAGTTCCTCTTCAATTGTTGTTACTTCTCTCCAAAATGTGTCTCGAATATGAATCTAACAGTGTTAGATACctg TTGAATGTGACAGATGAATGGTTCAGCATTAACATAAATGCATCTCGAGCAGAACAGGAATTATTGAGCTCTGAAGCTGAAATCTGTACCGGAATGAAAACAGCAGCGCAGTATCTCATGAACCAGTATGTCTTTGCAGCTGGATCTGCTCTTTCTGTC ATGGTAAAAAAATCGGTTGATACAAGAGATTGGTTTCATTGTGCTGAGCCTCGCACTGTTCGTGCTGCTATGAAACGAGTCATCGAAGATATTACAACTATTGATTGTCAA GTTGGTGCTCTCTTTGAAGAAGGTACAAGAACAGGTGGAAGCTCTGACTCGAGTCGAAGAGTATCAGCTCAACAATCGGCGCGAAGCTACCAACACCACTCTCGCTGGGGAACATCAGCTGCTTCTCAAGTGAGCAATGTCAGTCTACCAGCCGCTGCCATTAACAAAATATTCTCtcaaaatattgatatttttgcTCCTATTCAGTTTTCAAGAATATCCATCCTCACCGGAATCATTAACATTACTTTGAAG gctTTATTAGAATGTGTTCGTCTGAAGACTTTCAACAAGTATGGCCTCCAACAAGTTCAGGTAGATACTCACTACTTGAAAATCTATCTCTGGCGGTTTGTTGCTGATGAAAC GGTCATTCGGAATTTGCTCGACGAAGTGGTGAGAAGTGTAACTAACCGATGTATAGATGGAGACAAGCAGTTAATGGAGCATGGTATTCTCGAAATTATATGTGAAAAGGGATAA